Proteins encoded in a region of the Streptomyces sp. NBC_00258 genome:
- a CDS encoding P-II family nitrogen regulator codes for MKLITAIVKPHRLDEVKTALQDIGVHGLTVTEASGYGRQRGHTEVYRGAEYQVDLVPKIRIEVVVEDADADAVIEGIVKAAKTGKIGDGKVWTVPVETLVRVRTGERGPDAL; via the coding sequence ATGAAGCTCATCACCGCGATCGTCAAGCCGCACCGCCTCGACGAGGTCAAGACCGCCCTCCAGGACATCGGCGTGCACGGGCTGACCGTCACGGAGGCCAGTGGGTACGGGCGCCAGCGCGGCCACACGGAGGTGTACCGCGGTGCCGAGTACCAGGTCGACCTGGTCCCCAAGATCCGTATCGAGGTCGTCGTCGAGGACGCGGACGCCGACGCCGTCATCGAAGGGATCGTGAAGGCGGCGAAGACGGGGAAGATCGGCGACGGGAAGGTGTGGACGGTGCCGGTGGAGACGCTGGTGCGGGTACGGACGGGCGAGCGCGGTCCCGACGCCCTCTGA
- a CDS encoding cytidine deaminase, producing the protein MTDSTALDPEDRKIVTLARSVRARNGVPEGAAVRDETGRTYVAGSVDLPSLRLSALQTAVAMAVASGAKSLEAGAVVTEAESLADGDLAVVRDLGGVGTPVLVAGLDGEVRVRVVAG; encoded by the coding sequence ATGACCGACAGCACCGCGCTCGATCCCGAGGACCGCAAGATCGTCACCCTGGCCCGTTCCGTACGGGCCCGCAATGGTGTGCCCGAGGGGGCGGCCGTGCGTGACGAAACCGGCCGTACGTATGTTGCGGGGAGCGTTGACCTGCCCTCTCTGCGGCTCAGTGCGCTGCAGACGGCGGTGGCCATGGCCGTGGCCTCCGGGGCGAAGTCGTTGGAGGCAGGGGCTGTCGTGACCGAGGCGGAGTCCTTGGCGGACGGGGATCTGGCGGTCGTGCGGGATCTTGGTGGGGTCGGGACGCCTGTGCTGGTCGCGGGGCTCGACGGGGAGGTGCGGGTGCGGGTGGTGGCGGGCTGA
- the era gene encoding GTPase Era: protein MGVMSVRTQSSEPSEGIHRAGFACFVGRPNAGKSTLTNALVGQKVAITANQPQTTRHTVRGIVHRPDAQLILVDTPGLHKPRTLLGQRLNDVVRTTWAEVDVIGFCLPANEKLGPGDRFIAKELASIKKTPKIAIVTKTDLVDSKTLAEQLIAIDQLGKELGFEWAEIVPVSAVGDKQVDLLADLLVPLLPEGPALYPEGDLTDEPEQVMVAELIREAALEGVRDELPHSIAVVVEEMLPREDRPADRPLLDIHAFVYIERPSQKGIIIGPKGKRLKEVGIKSRKQIEALLGTPVFLDLHVKVAKDWQRDPRQLRKLGF from the coding sequence ATGGGCGTCATGAGCGTTCGTACCCAGTCATCCGAGCCGTCCGAGGGCATCCACCGCGCCGGCTTCGCCTGCTTCGTGGGCCGCCCCAACGCGGGCAAGTCCACCCTGACGAACGCTCTGGTCGGCCAGAAGGTGGCGATCACGGCGAACCAGCCGCAGACGACGCGGCACACGGTGCGCGGCATCGTGCACCGGCCCGACGCCCAGCTGATCCTGGTGGACACGCCTGGGCTGCACAAACCGCGCACGCTGCTCGGCCAGCGGCTGAACGACGTCGTACGGACCACGTGGGCCGAGGTCGACGTGATCGGGTTCTGTCTGCCCGCGAACGAGAAGCTCGGTCCCGGTGACCGTTTCATCGCGAAGGAACTGGCGTCGATCAAGAAGACGCCGAAGATCGCGATCGTCACGAAGACCGACCTCGTGGACAGCAAGACGCTCGCCGAGCAGCTCATCGCCATCGACCAGCTCGGCAAGGAGCTCGGGTTCGAGTGGGCCGAGATCGTGCCGGTGTCCGCCGTCGGGGACAAGCAGGTGGATCTGCTCGCGGATCTGCTGGTGCCCCTGCTTCCGGAGGGGCCCGCGCTCTATCCCGAGGGTGACCTCACGGACGAGCCCGAGCAGGTGATGGTGGCCGAGCTGATTCGTGAGGCCGCGCTGGAGGGGGTGCGGGACGAGTTGCCGCACTCCATCGCCGTTGTCGTCGAGGAGATGCTTCCCCGCGAGGACCGGCCTGCCGACAGGCCTCTTCTCGACATCCACGCGTTCGTCTATATCGAGCGGCCCAGTCAGAAGGGGATCATCATCGGTCCCAAGGGCAAGCGGTTGAAGGAGGTCGGGATCAAGTCGCGCAAGCAGATCGAGGCGTTGCTGGGTACGCCGGTTTTCCTTGACCTCCATGTCAAGGTCGCCAAGGACTGGCAGCGGGATCCGCGTCAGCTGCGCAAGCTCGGTTTCTGA
- a CDS encoding adenosine deaminase — protein sequence MSIPKAELHLHIEGTLEPELAFALAARNGVPLPYADTDDLRKAYQFSDLQSFLNLYYELMAVLRTEDDFADLADAYLARAAEQGVRHAEIFFDPQAHISRGVGIGTVVEGLGRALDRSEAVHGISTQLIMCFLRDESAESAMETLEAAKPYLGRIVGVGLDSAEVGHPPVKFREVYEAAAALGLRRVAHAGEEGPPSYITEALDVLGVERIDHGLRCLEDPELVARLVRDRVPLTLCPLSNVRLRAVDVLEEHPLPAMLDAGLLCTVNSDDPAYFGGYVGDNFLAVREALGLSSDRLRELARNSFVASFLDHDEERRARYLAEVEAYEFP from the coding sequence GGTGTCCCGCTGCCCTACGCGGACACCGACGATCTCCGTAAGGCGTATCAGTTCTCGGACCTGCAGTCGTTCCTGAACCTCTACTACGAGCTCATGGCCGTGCTGCGGACCGAGGACGACTTCGCGGACCTCGCCGACGCGTATCTCGCGCGGGCCGCCGAGCAAGGAGTGCGGCACGCGGAGATCTTCTTCGATCCGCAGGCCCACATCTCCCGGGGCGTCGGGATCGGGACCGTCGTGGAGGGGCTCGGGCGGGCGCTCGACCGGAGCGAGGCCGTGCACGGGATCTCCACCCAGCTGATCATGTGCTTCCTGCGGGACGAGTCCGCCGAGTCCGCGATGGAGACGCTGGAGGCCGCGAAGCCGTACCTCGGGCGGATCGTCGGTGTCGGGCTCGACTCCGCGGAGGTCGGGCATCCGCCCGTGAAGTTCCGTGAGGTGTACGAGGCCGCTGCCGCGCTCGGGCTGCGGCGGGTCGCCCACGCGGGGGAGGAGGGGCCGCCCTCCTACATCACCGAGGCGCTCGACGTGCTCGGGGTCGAGCGGATCGATCACGGGCTGCGGTGTCTGGAGGATCCTGAGCTGGTGGCCCGGCTGGTGCGGGACCGGGTGCCGTTGACGTTGTGTCCGCTGTCCAACGTGCGGCTTCGGGCCGTGGATGTTCTGGAGGAGCATCCGTTGCCGGCGATGCTCGACGCGGGGCTGTTGTGCACGGTCAACTCCGATGATCCCGCGTACTTCGGTGGGTACGTCGGGGACAACTTCCTTGCTGTGCGGGAGGCGTTGGGGCTGTCCTCCGACCGGTTGCGCGAGCTCGCCCGCAACTCGTTCGTGGCGTCCTTCCTCGACCACGACGAGGAGCGGCGGGCGCGGTACCTCGCGGAGGTGGAGGCGTACGAGTTCCCGTAG
- a CDS encoding beta-xylosidase translates to MGSGTRRRHRWAALLGATALAVTGGGALACPASAEPQQVDFATHCVPPPIAGIPPIDGTTTARITVDNAAPKVGDTVTVTYTVVKPAASNPVDIALPADIMTPTGKVTLGGVQTGDITVAGPKKNDPVPGKGAFPSFSMTGTFTVTTPGAITLSPGDYNIHTSYILELDTPCTVSNPPAPVSETVTATDGGQTNNRAISLGTASGKPGDSVTVTGTNFTPGAAVTLAGRAGAAETADKGTATANAQGAISGTLAVNDKATTGVVAYEGSAWSDDKGAGPAAYVVIDDTPLPEGSQKLNSSVKAGTLSMTQAGDTVELAAVDYGKGGFSRGSLQTVTVKDFRGGPAGWSLTGKVTDFAGPGGAKIDAAKLGWTPVCATKAGSPSTCQPGSPGAVGSAGATLASTPNGAQTGGEFTVDARLSLNVPAFTPPGAYSGVLTLTLT, encoded by the coding sequence ATGGGTTCAGGAACCCGAAGACGCCACCGTTGGGCGGCACTTCTCGGAGCGACCGCACTCGCGGTCACCGGGGGAGGCGCACTCGCCTGTCCCGCGAGCGCGGAGCCTCAGCAGGTCGACTTCGCCACGCACTGCGTCCCGCCGCCCATCGCGGGCATCCCGCCGATCGACGGCACGACCACCGCCAGGATCACGGTGGACAACGCCGCGCCCAAGGTGGGCGACACGGTCACCGTCACGTACACGGTGGTCAAGCCCGCCGCGAGCAACCCGGTCGACATCGCTCTGCCCGCCGACATCATGACGCCCACCGGCAAGGTCACCCTCGGTGGCGTGCAGACCGGTGACATCACGGTCGCGGGCCCGAAGAAGAACGACCCGGTACCGGGGAAGGGCGCCTTCCCGTCGTTCTCGATGACCGGCACCTTCACGGTCACCACACCCGGCGCGATCACCCTCTCGCCCGGCGACTACAACATCCACACCAGCTACATCCTGGAGCTGGACACCCCGTGCACGGTCAGCAACCCGCCCGCCCCCGTCTCCGAGACGGTCACCGCGACGGACGGCGGACAGACCAACAACCGTGCCATCAGCCTCGGTACGGCCTCCGGGAAGCCCGGTGACAGCGTGACCGTCACCGGCACGAACTTCACCCCGGGCGCCGCAGTCACCCTCGCCGGACGGGCCGGAGCCGCCGAGACCGCCGACAAGGGCACCGCCACGGCGAACGCGCAGGGCGCCATCAGCGGCACCCTGGCCGTCAACGACAAGGCTACGACCGGGGTCGTGGCGTACGAGGGGAGCGCCTGGAGCGATGACAAGGGGGCCGGTCCCGCCGCCTACGTCGTCATCGACGACACACCTCTCCCCGAAGGCAGCCAGAAGCTCAACTCCTCGGTCAAGGCAGGCACGTTGTCCATGACCCAGGCCGGCGACACCGTCGAACTCGCGGCGGTCGACTACGGCAAGGGCGGCTTCTCGCGCGGCTCCCTGCAGACGGTCACCGTCAAGGACTTCCGCGGCGGACCCGCGGGCTGGTCCCTGACCGGCAAGGTCACCGACTTCGCCGGTCCCGGCGGGGCGAAGATCGACGCCGCCAAGCTGGGCTGGACCCCGGTCTGCGCCACCAAGGCCGGCAGCCCGAGCACCTGCCAGCCCGGTTCGCCCGGCGCGGTCGGCAGCGCCGGAGCGACTCTGGCGTCCACCCCCAACGGGGCCCAGACCGGTGGTGAGTTCACCGTCGACGCCAGGCTGTCGCTGAACGTTCCGGCGTTCACCCCGCCCGGTGCGTACTCCGGCGTCCTGACGCTCACGCTCACCTGA
- the ybeY gene encoding rRNA maturation RNase YbeY, protein MSIDVNNESGTEVDEQAILDIARYALARMRIHPLSELSVIVVDADAMEQLHIQWMDLPGPTDVMSFPMDELRPPSKDDDEQPPQGLLGDIVLCPEVAERQGKEADTQHSMDEELQLLTVHGVLHLLGYDHEEPDEKAEMFGLQAAIVDGWRAEKGLTGPSPAPTVS, encoded by the coding sequence ATGTCGATCGACGTCAACAACGAGTCCGGAACCGAGGTCGACGAGCAGGCGATCCTCGACATCGCCCGCTATGCCCTGGCGCGGATGCGTATCCACCCGCTCTCCGAGCTCTCGGTGATCGTCGTGGACGCCGACGCCATGGAGCAGCTGCACATCCAGTGGATGGACCTGCCGGGTCCGACGGATGTCATGTCGTTCCCGATGGACGAGCTCCGGCCGCCGTCGAAGGACGACGACGAGCAGCCGCCGCAGGGGCTGCTCGGCGACATCGTGCTCTGCCCCGAGGTCGCCGAGCGGCAGGGCAAGGAAGCCGACACGCAGCACTCCATGGACGAGGAGCTCCAGCTCCTCACCGTCCATGGAGTGCTGCATCTGCTCGGCTACGACCACGAGGAGCCGGACGAGAAGGCCGAGATGTTCGGCCTCCAGGCGGCCATCGTGGACGGCTGGCGTGCGGAGAAGGGCCTGACCGGCCCGTCCCCGGCCCCGACCGTCTCATGA
- a CDS encoding protealysin inhibitor emfourin, translating into MRIQVRRTGGFAGIERYAEVETSGRVDAQEWHALAEQAITSGRGTPPIGVPDGFSYQITVNGRTVYCADPRLTEEQRKLISRVLKEGA; encoded by the coding sequence ATGCGTATTCAGGTGAGGCGCACGGGCGGATTCGCGGGCATCGAGCGGTACGCCGAGGTGGAGACCTCGGGACGCGTCGACGCCCAGGAGTGGCACGCCCTGGCCGAACAGGCGATCACGTCCGGCCGGGGCACGCCCCCCATAGGGGTCCCGGACGGCTTCAGCTACCAGATCACCGTCAACGGCAGGACGGTGTACTGCGCGGACCCGCGGTTGACGGAGGAGCAGCGCAAGCTGATTTCGCGGGTACTGAAGGAGGGCGCGTAG
- a CDS encoding PhoH family protein, translating into MTQTPTAHTPAQGQSRAQFTVPAKHPMVTVLGSGDALLRVIEKAFPAADIHVRGNEISAVGDAREVALVQRLFDEMMLVLRTGQPMTEDAVERSIAMLRASENGEGDGQETPAEVLTQNILSSRGRTIRPKTLNQKRYVDAIDKHTIVFGIGPAGTGKTYLAMAKAVQALQSKQVNRIILTRPAVEAGERLGFLPGTLYEKIDPYLRPLYDALHDMLDPDSIPRLMAAGTIEVAPLAYMRGRTLNDAFIILDEAQNTSPEQMKMFLTRLGFESKIVITGDVTQVDLPSGTKSGLRQVQDILEGLDDVHFSRLTSHDVVRHKLVGRIVDAYEKYDSENGTENGTQKGARNKRK; encoded by the coding sequence ATGACGCAGACACCCACAGCTCACACCCCCGCGCAGGGGCAGTCACGAGCGCAGTTCACCGTCCCGGCCAAGCACCCCATGGTGACCGTGCTGGGATCTGGAGACGCCCTTCTGCGCGTGATCGAGAAGGCCTTCCCGGCGGCCGACATCCACGTCCGGGGCAATGAGATCAGCGCCGTCGGCGATGCCCGTGAAGTGGCCCTCGTCCAGCGCCTGTTCGACGAGATGATGCTGGTGCTCCGCACCGGACAGCCGATGACGGAGGACGCAGTGGAACGCTCGATCGCCATGCTGAGGGCGAGCGAGAACGGGGAGGGCGACGGCCAGGAGACCCCGGCCGAAGTGCTCACACAGAACATCCTGTCCTCGCGCGGCCGCACCATCCGCCCCAAGACGCTCAACCAGAAGCGGTACGTCGACGCCATCGACAAGCACACCATCGTCTTCGGCATCGGCCCCGCAGGTACGGGCAAGACCTACCTCGCCATGGCCAAGGCCGTGCAGGCGCTGCAGTCCAAGCAGGTCAACCGCATCATCCTCACCCGCCCGGCGGTGGAGGCGGGAGAGCGGCTCGGCTTCCTGCCCGGCACGCTCTACGAGAAGATCGACCCCTACCTGCGCCCGCTGTACGACGCGCTGCACGACATGCTCGACCCGGACTCGATCCCGCGGCTGATGGCGGCCGGGACCATCGAGGTGGCCCCGCTCGCGTACATGCGTGGTCGTACGCTCAACGACGCCTTCATCATCCTGGACGAGGCCCAGAACACGAGCCCCGAACAGATGAAGATGTTCCTCACCCGCCTCGGCTTCGAGTCGAAGATCGTGATCACGGGTGACGTCACCCAGGTCGACCTGCCGAGCGGCACGAAGTCCGGTCTGCGTCAGGTCCAGGACATCCTGGAGGGCCTCGACGACGTCCACTTCTCCCGCCTCACGTCCCACGACGTCGTACGGCACAAGCTGGTCGGCCGTATCGTCGACGCGTACGAGAAGTACGACAGCGAGAACGGTACGGAGAACGGCACCCAAAAGGGCGCCCGTAACAAGCGGAAGTAG
- a CDS encoding MmcQ/YjbR family DNA-binding protein encodes MTPQELRTFCLSFNATVEDFPFTPETSVFKVLGKLFALTRLDARPLTVNLKCDPDDAVRLRGEYEGLIIPGYHMNKRHWNTVTVDGELPDQLVRELIEDSYDLVVAGLPKAERLRLDRP; translated from the coding sequence GTGACCCCGCAGGAGCTGCGCACGTTCTGCCTGTCCTTCAACGCGACCGTCGAGGACTTCCCCTTCACCCCGGAGACCTCGGTCTTCAAGGTGCTGGGGAAGCTGTTCGCCCTGACCCGTCTGGACGCCCGGCCGCTCACGGTGAACCTGAAGTGCGACCCCGACGACGCGGTGCGTCTGCGCGGCGAGTACGAGGGACTGATCATCCCCGGCTACCACATGAACAAGCGCCACTGGAACACGGTGACGGTCGACGGAGAGCTCCCTGACCAGTTGGTCCGGGAGCTCATCGAGGACTCGTACGACCTGGTGGTCGCCGGTCTGCCGAAGGCCGAGCGGCTCCGACTCGACCGCCCCTGA
- a CDS encoding hemolysin family protein, whose product MSPQLVVGAITLVVVAWLAACAEAGLARVSSFRAEEAVRSGRRGSAKLAQVAADPTRYLNVALLVRVACEMASAALVTYACLQEFAETWEALAVAIGVMVLVSYVAVGVSPRTIGRQHPLNTATAAAYVLLPLARIMGPIPPLLILIGNALTPGKGFRRGPFASEAELRAMVDLAEKESLIEDEERRMVHSVFELGDTLVREVMVPRTDLVVIERYKTIRQALTLALRSGFSRVPVTGESEDDVVGIVYLKDLARKTHISRDAESELVSTAMRPAAFVPDTKNAGDLLREMQQDRNHVAVVIDEYGGTAGIVTIEDILEEIVGEITDEYDRELPPVEDLGDDRYRVTARLDIGDLGELYGFEAYDDEDVETVGGLLAKALGRVPIASASSVVELPDGRELRLTAEASAGRRNKIVTVLVEPVGPAGSPEEEKPE is encoded by the coding sequence ATGAGCCCGCAACTCGTCGTAGGCGCCATCACCCTTGTCGTGGTCGCCTGGCTCGCCGCCTGCGCGGAGGCCGGTCTCGCCCGCGTCTCCAGCTTCCGCGCCGAGGAGGCCGTCCGGTCCGGCCGCCGCGGCAGCGCCAAGCTCGCCCAGGTCGCCGCCGACCCGACCCGCTATCTGAACGTGGCGCTGCTGGTGCGCGTCGCCTGCGAGATGGCGTCCGCCGCGCTCGTCACGTACGCCTGCCTGCAGGAGTTCGCCGAGACCTGGGAGGCGCTGGCCGTCGCCATCGGCGTGATGGTCCTCGTCTCGTACGTGGCGGTCGGCGTGTCCCCGCGCACCATCGGCCGCCAGCACCCGCTGAACACGGCCACGGCGGCCGCGTACGTCCTGCTTCCGCTCGCCAGGATCATGGGCCCGATCCCGCCGCTCCTGATCCTCATCGGCAACGCGCTCACGCCGGGCAAGGGCTTCCGGCGCGGCCCGTTCGCCTCCGAGGCCGAGCTGCGGGCGATGGTCGACCTCGCGGAGAAGGAGTCCCTCATCGAGGACGAGGAGCGCCGCATGGTGCACTCCGTCTTCGAGCTGGGCGACACGCTCGTACGGGAGGTCATGGTCCCGCGTACGGACCTGGTGGTCATCGAGCGCTACAAGACGATCCGGCAGGCGCTGACGCTGGCCCTGCGGTCCGGTTTCTCCCGCGTCCCCGTGACGGGGGAGAGCGAGGACGACGTCGTCGGGATCGTGTACCTGAAGGACCTGGCCAGGAAGACGCACATCAGCCGGGACGCCGAGAGCGAGCTCGTGTCGACGGCGATGAGGCCGGCGGCCTTCGTCCCGGACACGAAGAACGCCGGCGATCTGCTGCGTGAGATGCAGCAGGACCGCAACCACGTCGCCGTCGTCATCGACGAGTACGGCGGCACGGCCGGCATCGTCACCATCGAGGACATCCTCGAGGAGATCGTCGGCGAGATCACCGACGAGTACGACCGTGAGCTGCCGCCCGTGGAGGACCTCGGCGACGACCGCTACCGGGTGACCGCACGGCTCGACATCGGCGACCTCGGGGAGCTGTACGGCTTCGAGGCGTACGACGACGAGGACGTCGAGACGGTGGGCGGCCTCCTCGCGAAGGCGCTCGGGCGCGTGCCCATCGCCAGTGCCTCGTCGGTGGTCGAACTGCCCGACGGGCGCGAGCTGCGGCTGACGGCGGAGGCCTCGGCCGGCCGCCGGAACAAGATCGTCACGGTGCTGGTCGAGCCCGTGGGCCCGGCCGGCTCCCCCGAGGAGGAGAAGCCGGAGTGA
- a CDS encoding GH1 family beta-glucosidase, with product MANTATNPIPQFPTGFLWGVSTSAHQIEGAADKRDPSVWDAFTAEPGHIKDNSTAAVACDHYHRYPEDVALLRDLGVDAYRFSISWPRVNSPGGLDFYDRLVDELTAAGIRPVPTLFHWDLPVSVEEAGGWLNRDTAERFAEYAALVAGRLGDRISKWITLNEPAEHTLLGHALGAHAPGKQLLFDSLPVAHHQLLGHGLAVRALRAAGVTDIGIANSHGPTWPASQEPADLEAAGFYDLLLNRLFSDPVLTGQYPEGLGELMPGDVEADLKVISEPIDWYGINFYAPTRVGAPQGSEIEFGGLTMPAELPFSVREIEGYPVTDFGWPVVPEALTELLVDFHKRYGDRLPPVVITENGCSYEGLDDQDRIAYLDSHLRALHRALEQGVDVRGYFVWSLLDNFEWAEGYARRFGLVHVDFDTLKRTPKASYGWLRDVIRTQGG from the coding sequence ATGGCGAACACGGCGACGAACCCGATACCCCAGTTCCCGACCGGCTTCCTCTGGGGCGTGTCCACCTCGGCCCACCAGATCGAGGGCGCGGCGGACAAGCGCGACCCCTCGGTCTGGGACGCCTTCACGGCCGAACCGGGGCACATCAAGGACAACTCCACCGCGGCGGTGGCCTGCGACCACTACCACCGCTACCCGGAGGACGTCGCACTCCTGCGCGACCTCGGCGTGGACGCGTACCGCTTCTCGATCTCCTGGCCGCGCGTGAACTCCCCCGGCGGCCTGGACTTCTACGACCGCCTGGTGGACGAACTGACCGCGGCGGGCATACGTCCCGTCCCGACCCTCTTCCACTGGGATCTGCCGGTGTCGGTCGAGGAGGCGGGCGGCTGGCTGAACCGGGACACGGCCGAGCGCTTCGCCGAGTACGCCGCCCTGGTGGCCGGTCGGCTCGGTGACCGGATCAGCAAGTGGATCACCCTCAACGAGCCTGCCGAGCACACCCTGTTGGGCCATGCCCTGGGTGCCCACGCGCCCGGCAAGCAGCTCCTCTTCGACTCGCTGCCCGTCGCCCACCACCAGCTGTTGGGCCACGGCCTGGCCGTACGGGCCCTGCGTGCGGCCGGAGTCACGGACATCGGCATCGCCAACTCGCACGGCCCGACCTGGCCCGCCTCCCAGGAACCGGCCGACCTGGAGGCGGCCGGTTTCTACGACCTACTCCTCAACCGGCTCTTCTCTGACCCGGTGCTCACGGGCCAATACCCGGAAGGGCTGGGCGAGTTGATGCCCGGCGACGTCGAGGCCGACCTGAAGGTCATCTCGGAGCCCATCGACTGGTACGGCATCAACTTCTACGCCCCGACCAGAGTGGGCGCACCCCAGGGCTCCGAGATCGAGTTCGGCGGACTGACGATGCCCGCCGAACTCCCCTTCTCCGTAAGGGAGATCGAGGGCTACCCGGTCACGGACTTCGGCTGGCCGGTGGTCCCGGAGGCGCTCACGGAACTGCTGGTGGACTTCCACAAGCGGTACGGCGACCGGCTCCCGCCCGTGGTCATCACCGAGAACGGCTGCTCGTACGAGGGACTCGACGACCAGGACCGGATCGCCTACCTCGACAGCCATCTGCGGGCGCTGCACCGGGCGTTGGAGCAGGGGGTCGACGTCCGCGGCTACTTCGTGTGGTCCCTCCTCGACAACTTCGAGTGGGCCGAGGGCTACGCCCGCCGCTTCGGCCTCGTCCACGTGGACTTCGACACGCTGAAGCGAACGCCGAAGGCGTCGTACGGCTGGCTACGGGACGTGATCCGAACCCAGGGAGGGTGA
- a CDS encoding carbohydrate kinase family protein, with the protein MTASNGEGRHSQAAQVDPLAALRARDDPPWDVYLTGTVFLDIIFTGLDSAPVRGTESWARGMGSSPGGVANMATALARLGLRTSLAAAFGDDHYGEYCWDALEQGERIDLSTSRTVPGWHSPVTVSMAYEGERTMVSHGHEPPPEEPAPDCPPRARAAVASLTPGTRAPWIAGAAGRGTRIFADVGWDDTGRWDLAGLPDLAHCEAFLPNAQEAMRYTGASCPRAAAHALTEHVPLAVVTLGAEGAYAVDGRTGETAEVPAIEVEAMDPTGAGDVFVAGFVTGTLAGWPLADRLAFAGLTAALSVQEFGGSLSAPGWSEIAGWWRRVQSYDHQDPAALGRYAFLEPLLPESSRAWPLRRAVPTIGFGRSA; encoded by the coding sequence GTGACCGCGTCCAACGGAGAGGGACGGCACAGCCAGGCCGCCCAGGTCGACCCCCTCGCAGCGCTGCGCGCCCGGGACGACCCGCCCTGGGACGTCTACCTCACAGGCACAGTCTTCCTGGACATCATCTTCACCGGACTCGACTCCGCCCCGGTCCGCGGCACCGAGTCCTGGGCCCGCGGCATGGGTTCGAGCCCCGGCGGCGTCGCGAACATGGCGACCGCGCTGGCCCGGCTCGGCCTCAGGACGTCACTGGCGGCGGCCTTCGGCGACGACCACTACGGCGAGTACTGCTGGGACGCCCTGGAGCAGGGCGAGCGCATCGACCTCTCCACGTCACGCACGGTACCGGGCTGGCACTCCCCGGTGACCGTCTCGATGGCGTACGAGGGCGAGCGGACGATGGTCAGCCACGGACACGAGCCGCCCCCGGAGGAACCCGCCCCGGACTGCCCGCCCCGCGCGCGTGCGGCCGTCGCCTCGCTCACGCCCGGCACCCGCGCCCCCTGGATCGCCGGGGCGGCGGGCAGGGGGACCAGGATCTTCGCCGACGTCGGCTGGGACGACACGGGCCGCTGGGACCTCGCCGGGCTCCCCGACCTGGCGCACTGCGAGGCCTTCCTGCCGAACGCCCAGGAGGCCATGCGGTACACGGGCGCCTCGTGCCCCCGCGCCGCCGCCCACGCCCTCACCGAGCACGTGCCGCTCGCCGTCGTCACTCTCGGTGCCGAGGGAGCGTACGCCGTGGACGGACGGACCGGTGAGACCGCCGAGGTTCCGGCCATCGAGGTCGAGGCCATGGACCCCACCGGCGCGGGGGACGTCTTCGTCGCCGGGTTCGTCACGGGCACCCTGGCCGGCTGGCCGCTGGCCGACCGGCTCGCCTTCGCGGGCCTCACGGCCGCCCTGTCGGTCCAGGAGTTCGGGGGGTCCCTGTCCGCCCCCGGCTGGTCGGAGATCGCCGGATGGTGGCGGCGCGTGCAGTCGTACGACCATCAGGATCCGGCGGCGCTCGGCCGGTACGCCTTCCTGGAACCCCTCCTTCCGGAGTCGAGCCGGGCGTGGCCCCTGCGGCGGGCGGTACCGACGATCGGGTTCGGCAGATCGGCGTGA